A DNA window from Caulobacter mirabilis contains the following coding sequences:
- a CDS encoding antitoxin → MSEPKQPGVEEASTVYDADYDKRSAAADADAAAGRVVPHEEVAKWLASWGTPNETPLPKSWRR, encoded by the coding sequence ATGAGCGAGCCCAAACAACCTGGCGTGGAGGAAGCCTCAACGGTCTACGACGCTGACTACGACAAGCGTTCCGCCGCCGCCGATGCCGACGCCGCCGCGGGACGGGTCGTGCCGCATGAGGAGGTCGCGAAATGGCTTGCGAGCTGGGGCACGCCTAATGAGACGCCTTTGCCGAAGTCGTGGCGACGGTAA
- a CDS encoding type II toxin-antitoxin system RelE/ParE family toxin: MATVTWTIQALQDLKEVRAFIAQERPITAERIGDRLRAAAAKLDQHPNRGRPIAGGRRELSHIAPYLIRYRVEAEQIVVLEVRHAAREAE, from the coding sequence GTGGCGACGGTAACCTGGACGATCCAGGCGCTGCAGGATCTGAAGGAAGTCCGGGCCTTCATCGCACAAGAAAGGCCTATCACGGCCGAACGGATCGGCGACCGACTTCGAGCCGCAGCCGCCAAGCTTGACCAGCATCCCAACCGGGGTCGCCCGATTGCAGGAGGTCGTCGCGAACTCTCCCACATCGCGCCCTACCTGATCCGCTATCGCGTCGAGGCCGAACAGATCGTCGTCCTCGAGGTCCGCCACGCCGCCCGCGAAGCAGAGTGA